A stretch of Plectropomus leopardus isolate mb chromosome 24, YSFRI_Pleo_2.0, whole genome shotgun sequence DNA encodes these proteins:
- the LOC121962938 gene encoding ly6/PLAUR domain-containing protein 1-like yields the protein MRLLFFATLFGVLVDAGDALQIQCYQCEEMKHNDCSTPEYIVNCTVNVQDMCQKEVLVKPDGIHYRKSCASSGACLIASSGYQQFCTGRLNSVCISCCNTPLCNGPRRKRPVPSVAAATSSNQLLLFLVTFLLLLLLTLPPVT from the exons ATGCGTCTTCTGTTTTTTGCGACTTTATTCGGAGTCCTTGTCGACGCAG GAGATGCCCTTCAGATCCAGTGCTACCAGTGTGAGGAGATGAAGCACAATGACTGCTCCACGCCGGAGTACATCGTCAACTGCACCGTCAACGTACAGGACATGTGCCAGAAGGAGGTGCTGGTCAAACCCGATG gAATACATTATCGGAAGTCCTGCGCCTCCTCCGGGGCTTGCCTCATCGCCTCCTCCGGCTACCAGCAGTTCTGCACCGGCAGGCTGAACTCAGTGTGCATCTCCTGCTGCAACACCCCGCTGTGCAACGGGCCCAGGAGGAAGCGCCCAGTCCCGTCTGTGGCGGCGGCGACGTCCAGCAACCAGCTGCTTCTCTTCCTTGTGactttcctgctgctgctgctgctgacgctCCCACCTGTGACGTAG